One genomic segment of Ricinus communis isolate WT05 ecotype wild-type chromosome 5, ASM1957865v1, whole genome shotgun sequence includes these proteins:
- the LOC8281748 gene encoding endonuclease 1 isoform X2: MVSIQVLNVGQFCQHICAWSSRLEQGGPHNDMSDCTGPEAAHAVEHLLPHNVNGDLSALCVWADQIRHWYKYRWTSSLHFIDTPDKACTFDYSRDCEEDRCVAGAIQNFTSQLLHYKEGSTDRRYNLTEALLFLSHFVGDIHQPLHVGFTSDEGGNTIDLRWYRHKSNLHHVWDREIILTALKDYYENDMNLLQQAIEGNFTDGIWYDDVSSWKDCSDILSCPNKYAAESISIACKWGYKGVKGGATLSDDYFNSRMPIVMKRIAQGGIRLAMFLNQIFGDSEEGIASPT; the protein is encoded by the exons ATGGTCTCCATCCAGGTTCTTAATGTTGGTCAGTTTTGCCAGCATATTTGTGCCTGGAGCTCTAGGCTGGAGCAAGGAGGGCCACATAATGACATGTCGGATTGCACAG GACCTGAGGCAGCGCATGCTGTAGAACACCTGTTACCTCACAATGTTAATGGAGACCTATCGGCACTGTGCGTATGGGCAGACCAAATCCGGCACTGGTACAAGTACAGGTGGACAAGCTCTCTACACTTCATTGATACCCCAGACAAGGCCTGCACTTTTGATTATTCAA GGGACTGTGAAGAGGATAGATGTGTGGCTGGTGCTATTCAGAATTTTACATCTCAGCTTTTGCACTACAAGGAGGGATCGACAGATCGCAGAT ACAATTTGACAGAAGCATTGCTATTTTTGTCTCACTTCGTGGGAGATATTCATCAG CCATTGCACGTTGGATTCACTAGCGATGAAGGAGGAAACACCATCGATTTGCGCTGGTACAGACACAAATCTAATCTTCATCAT GTATGGGATAGAGAGATCATTCTTACAGCTCTAAAAGACTACTATGAAAACGATATGAACCTCCTGCAACAAGCCATAGAAGGGAACTTCACTGAT GGAATTTGGTACGATGATGTATCATCATGGAAAGATTGTAGTGATATCCTTTCATGTCCAAACAA GTATGCTGCAGAGAGCATAAGCATAGCTTGCAAATGGGGTTACAAAGGAGTTAAGGGGGGTGCTACTCTATCAG ATGATTATTTCAATTCAAGGATGCCAATTGTCATGAAACGCATTGCTCAAGGTGGTATTCGTTTAGCCATGTTTTTGAATCAGATATTTGGGGATTCTGAAGAAGGGATTGCATCACCAACATAA
- the LOC8281748 gene encoding endonuclease 1 isoform X3, which yields MNRKNNKPTVSSFLKGIFNLLGPEAAHAVEHLLPHNVNGDLSALCVWADQIRHWYKYRWTSSLHFIDTPDKACTFDYSRDCEEDRCVAGAIQNFTSQLLHYKEGSTDRRYNLTEALLFLSHFVGDIHQPLHVGFTSDEGGNTIDLRWYRHKSNLHHVWDREIILTALKDYYENDMNLLQQAIEGNFTDGIWYDDVSSWKDCSDILSCPNKYAAESISIACKWGYKGVKGGATLSDDYFNSRMPIVMKRIAQGGIRLAMFLNQIFGDSEEGIASPT from the exons ATGAACAGAAAAAACAATAAACCAACAGTATCGAGTTTCTTGAAGGGTATCTTT AATCTTTTAGGACCTGAGGCAGCGCATGCTGTAGAACACCTGTTACCTCACAATGTTAATGGAGACCTATCGGCACTGTGCGTATGGGCAGACCAAATCCGGCACTGGTACAAGTACAGGTGGACAAGCTCTCTACACTTCATTGATACCCCAGACAAGGCCTGCACTTTTGATTATTCAA GGGACTGTGAAGAGGATAGATGTGTGGCTGGTGCTATTCAGAATTTTACATCTCAGCTTTTGCACTACAAGGAGGGATCGACAGATCGCAGAT ACAATTTGACAGAAGCATTGCTATTTTTGTCTCACTTCGTGGGAGATATTCATCAG CCATTGCACGTTGGATTCACTAGCGATGAAGGAGGAAACACCATCGATTTGCGCTGGTACAGACACAAATCTAATCTTCATCAT GTATGGGATAGAGAGATCATTCTTACAGCTCTAAAAGACTACTATGAAAACGATATGAACCTCCTGCAACAAGCCATAGAAGGGAACTTCACTGAT GGAATTTGGTACGATGATGTATCATCATGGAAAGATTGTAGTGATATCCTTTCATGTCCAAACAA GTATGCTGCAGAGAGCATAAGCATAGCTTGCAAATGGGGTTACAAAGGAGTTAAGGGGGGTGCTACTCTATCAG ATGATTATTTCAATTCAAGGATGCCAATTGTCATGAAACGCATTGCTCAAGGTGGTATTCGTTTAGCCATGTTTTTGAATCAGATATTTGGGGATTCTGAAGAAGGGATTGCATCACCAACATAA
- the LOC8281748 gene encoding endonuclease 1 isoform X1, whose product MHGTGDLCRWSPSRFLMLVSFASIFVPGALGWSKEGHIMTCRIAQNLLGPEAAHAVEHLLPHNVNGDLSALCVWADQIRHWYKYRWTSSLHFIDTPDKACTFDYSRDCEEDRCVAGAIQNFTSQLLHYKEGSTDRRYNLTEALLFLSHFVGDIHQPLHVGFTSDEGGNTIDLRWYRHKSNLHHVWDREIILTALKDYYENDMNLLQQAIEGNFTDGIWYDDVSSWKDCSDILSCPNKYAAESISIACKWGYKGVKGGATLSDDYFNSRMPIVMKRIAQGGIRLAMFLNQIFGDSEEGIASPT is encoded by the exons ATGCATGGGACTGGTGATCTTTGTAGATGGTCTCCATCCAGGTTCTTAATGTTGGTCAGTTTTGCCAGCATATTTGTGCCTGGAGCTCTAGGCTGGAGCAAGGAGGGCCACATAATGACATGTCGGATTGCACAG AATCTTTTAGGACCTGAGGCAGCGCATGCTGTAGAACACCTGTTACCTCACAATGTTAATGGAGACCTATCGGCACTGTGCGTATGGGCAGACCAAATCCGGCACTGGTACAAGTACAGGTGGACAAGCTCTCTACACTTCATTGATACCCCAGACAAGGCCTGCACTTTTGATTATTCAA GGGACTGTGAAGAGGATAGATGTGTGGCTGGTGCTATTCAGAATTTTACATCTCAGCTTTTGCACTACAAGGAGGGATCGACAGATCGCAGAT ACAATTTGACAGAAGCATTGCTATTTTTGTCTCACTTCGTGGGAGATATTCATCAG CCATTGCACGTTGGATTCACTAGCGATGAAGGAGGAAACACCATCGATTTGCGCTGGTACAGACACAAATCTAATCTTCATCAT GTATGGGATAGAGAGATCATTCTTACAGCTCTAAAAGACTACTATGAAAACGATATGAACCTCCTGCAACAAGCCATAGAAGGGAACTTCACTGAT GGAATTTGGTACGATGATGTATCATCATGGAAAGATTGTAGTGATATCCTTTCATGTCCAAACAA GTATGCTGCAGAGAGCATAAGCATAGCTTGCAAATGGGGTTACAAAGGAGTTAAGGGGGGTGCTACTCTATCAG ATGATTATTTCAATTCAAGGATGCCAATTGTCATGAAACGCATTGCTCAAGGTGGTATTCGTTTAGCCATGTTTTTGAATCAGATATTTGGGGATTCTGAAGAAGGGATTGCATCACCAACATAA